GCGTCCACGGTTCGCTGGACCGGCACGTCCACGTGCTGTCGCGGGTGTGAGTCGGCGGCCGGGTCAGGCGAACGTGTCCCGCAGTCTGCGGCCCCGGGCGGCCCACGTCTCCGTTCCCGGCCGAGTCGCGAGGACGCCGTCGACGCCCGCGGTGCCGACGGCCGCGGCGACCGCCCGCGATTTGACCGGCCACGCGTACACGTCCATCCCCTTCGCCTTCGCTCGCTCGACGATATCGGTGCCGAGGCAGAACGACCAGTGGACGTTCACCCGAGCGCAGTCGAGCAGTTCGGCGGTGTGTAGGTTCCTGTCGAGTCGGACGTCGAAGTTGTACGCCAGTTCCACCTTCTCGGACGCCGACCGGGCCTCCCAGAGCGTATCCGAGTAGAAGGAGGTGAGCACGGCGTCGTTCTCCACCGCGTCCGTCGCGTCGAGGACGTCGTCGACGAGGCCGGGTTCCTTCAGGTCGACTTCCACGGTGATGTGCGAGGGGATGGCCGCTAACGCCTCCTCGAACGTCGGGATACCGTACTCGGACCCGGCGACGGAAACCGACGCCAGCGTCTCGACGGAGTAGTCGGCGACTCGACCCGACATGTCGGACACCAAGCGTAGGTGGCTGAAGTGACTGGCGACCAACTCCCCCGACCCGCACCGTCGGACGTCCACCTCGATGGCGTCGGCCTCTCGACTCGCGTTCTTGGCGGCGAACGCGGTGTTCTCGGGGTATCGGTCTCCGAATCCGCGATGGGCGATGACTTTCATCACCGACAACGAGGAAATCGAGCGAAAGAAAACCTACGGCTGAACCGCCCGACGGCGACGACGCGGTCAGGCGGCCCGCCGCCCGTCGCCGTACCGTCGATAGACGTAGTACGACAGCGTCGGCACCGAGACGACGAGGGCGGGGGCGAAGACGGCCCCGGCGAGGTGTGCGAGACCCGCGAGCGTCCACGCGAGACTCGGCGTCCGGGCCGCCGGTTCCGTCTTGCGAAGCGTCCGCACGTCCAGAGCGAGACAGACGAGGACGACCAGAGCCGCGAGGATACCGAGCCACGAGGCGAGCGTAACGAGGACGAAGGAGCCGAGCGCCGTCCCGGCCTGCACGTCGGCGTTCGCCGGGGCGACGGCCGGGTCGCCGCCGGCGGAGACGGACGAGACGAACAGGAACAGCGCGAGATACTGGACGGCCGTCGTGAGGACGACGCCGGGGAACAGGGCGACGCCGTACCACCATCTGGAGGGACTGGACACGCCGGAGCCTCGTTCGCCGACCGAGATAACGTTAGCTACTCGTCACGTCGCGCGACCACCGACTCGCCGGCCCGCAGTCCGTCGCCCACCTCGACGGTCACGTCCTCCGAGTCGTAACACGGCGGCAGGAGTACGTCCGCGCGACTGCCGAAGTCGATGTGTCCGATTCGACAGCCCCGAGAGAGAGTCTCGCCCTCCTCGACGTACGGGTGGATGCGCCGGGCGAACGCGCCCGCGATGAGCGACAGTTCGGCCGGTCCCTCCGGCGTCGACACGTCGACGTCCACCCGCTCGTTTCGCTCCGACTCCTTCGAGAACGCCGGGCGGTGCGCCCCCGGGCGGTGGGTGACTCTGTCCACCCGGCCGTCGAACGGCGCGCGGTTGACGTGCACGTCGGTGACGTTCATGAACACTCCAATTCGCACTTGTTCGCCCTCCTCGCGGACGACGGAGACGCGGCCGTCGGCGGGGGAGACGACGCCCGGCGCGGACGGGGTTCGCTCCGGGTCGCGGAAGAACCAGAGGACGAACCCGCCGAGGAGAAGCGAGAGGGCGGAGAGCGGCGGCGCCAGGACGGCGAGGGGAATCGCCGCGAGGAACGCCGGGAGCGCGAACCGACGGACGCCGGGCGCGTAGCGCATCAGACGGTCCGCTCCCGGTTCGGTTCCTCGTCGAGTTCGCGCTGTCCGGTCGCCCACGCCGACAGCAGGTGCGTGAGGTGGAGTCGGTCGTCCAGTCCCTCGGCGAGGTCCAGGTCGGCCGCGCCGGCGAGGCGATGCAGGCGAACCACGTCCCCCTCTCCGAACTCCTCGGGGTAGGTATCCGCGACGCGCAGGAGGTCCTGAAGCAGTTCCTGTCCGTCGAAACCCTCGTCGTCCAAGAGCGTCGTGAGCGACTTGCGCGCGTCCTTCAGGTCGCCGTCGCGGGCCGTCTCCAGAACGTCCTTCAACTCCTCGTCGTGGCCGACGTCCGAGAGGGCGGCCTGTGCGGATTCCGTCGTTATCTCGCCGTCGCCCTCGACGGCGGCGCTCTGGGCGGCCAAGATGGCCTCGCGGAGGTCGCCGTTCGCCTTCGAGGCCACGATGTCCAGCGCCATCGCCTCGTACTCGACGCCCTCCGCCTCGGCGACGTCGCGGAGGACGGCCGTCGTCTCCTCCGTCGAGGGGGCGCGAACCGGGACGGGGAAACAGCGCGAGCGAATCGGCGGGATGAGTTTCGTCGGTTGCCGGGTCGTGATGACGAACTGCGTCGTGCGGTGGTGCTTCTCCATCACGCGGCGGAGCGCCTGCTGGAAGTCCTCGCGGATGTGCTCGGCGTTGTCGAGGAGGATGGTCTTGTAGTCGCCGGAGACGGGGGCGTAGCCCGCCGACTCCTTCAGCACGCGGCTTATCATGTCGCGCTTGGCCATCCGGCTCCGTCCGGTGAGAAACTGCTCGAACCGCGGGTCGGTCCGAATCTGCTTTTTCGTCCGGGAGAAGAAGTCGGCGACGTTTATCTCGACGAGGTCGTTGTCCGGGTCGTCGTGCGCCTCGCGGGCGAGCGCTCGGACGGCGGCCGTCTTGCCGACGCCCGGCGGCCCCTGCAGCAGGAGGTTCATCGGTTCGTCCACCGTGCGGCCCAGTCGGTCGCGGACCTCCGATTGGGGCAGGTCCGACAGCGACGGGGCGTGCGCGTCGGTCCACAGGGGCGCGTCCATCGGACTCGCCTAGCCGCCGGAGCGTAAGAAACCCTACGTCTCCCGCTCGAGAGACTCGCGCTCGCGTTCCTCCCGTTCCCGCTCCTCGCGCCGTCTATCCGCTCGCTCCCGCGCGTTCTCGGGCGTATCCGTCTCCAGCAGCACTTCGAGTTTGCGCTCGAACTGCTCGTCGGAGAGGTCGCCGCGGGCGTAGCGGTCGCGGAGGCTGTCGAGGGCGTCGGCGACGGAGTCGTCCTCGTCGGCGGCGCGTTCGGCCCGGGTTCGGACCTCGGATTCGGGCGGCACCGCCGGCTCCGAATCCCTCCCGTACCGCGATTCGAGCACGGCGACGATGGGGACGACGACGGCGAACCCGATGGCGAAGATGGCCCAGAACGGACCGATGGGGACCAGTCCGAACAGCGACGCTAACCCGAGACCGAGAACGAGAAGCGAGGCGATGCCGGCCCAACTGTCGTCCTCTTCGTCCTCGTCCCACCAGTCGGTCCACGACTCCCCGTCGTCGGAGGCGTCTCCCTCTCCATCTCGGCGTCGGCGGTGCATGGGGGTGATATTCGCTTTCAAACCGCAAAAGCGTGCGTCCCGGCCGGGCGATTCGACACGCGTTTACCCCGTCACCCTCTCTGTCGTCACATGTCGATTCGCGTGACGTTCCTCGGAACCGGCGGCGCGGT
This is a stretch of genomic DNA from Halogeometricum sp. S3BR5-2. It encodes these proteins:
- a CDS encoding AAA family ATPase — encoded protein: MDAPLWTDAHAPSLSDLPQSEVRDRLGRTVDEPMNLLLQGPPGVGKTAAVRALAREAHDDPDNDLVEINVADFFSRTKKQIRTDPRFEQFLTGRSRMAKRDMISRVLKESAGYAPVSGDYKTILLDNAEHIREDFQQALRRVMEKHHRTTQFVITTRQPTKLIPPIRSRCFPVPVRAPSTEETTAVLRDVAEAEGVEYEAMALDIVASKANGDLREAILAAQSAAVEGDGEITTESAQAALSDVGHDEELKDVLETARDGDLKDARKSLTTLLDDEGFDGQELLQDLLRVADTYPEEFGEGDVVRLHRLAGAADLDLAEGLDDRLHLTHLLSAWATGQRELDEEPNRERTV
- a CDS encoding glycerophosphodiester phosphodiesterase; the protein is MKVIAHRGFGDRYPENTAFAAKNASREADAIEVDVRRCGSGELVASHFSHLRLVSDMSGRVADYSVETLASVSVAGSEYGIPTFEEALAAIPSHITVEVDLKEPGLVDDVLDATDAVENDAVLTSFYSDTLWEARSASEKVELAYNFDVRLDRNLHTAELLDCARVNVHWSFCLGTDIVERAKAKGMDVYAWPVKSRAVAAAVGTAGVDGVLATRPGTETWAARGRRLRDTFA
- a CDS encoding protein sorting system archaetidylserine decarboxylase translates to MRYAPGVRRFALPAFLAAIPLAVLAPPLSALSLLLGGFVLWFFRDPERTPSAPGVVSPADGRVSVVREEGEQVRIGVFMNVTDVHVNRAPFDGRVDRVTHRPGAHRPAFSKESERNERVDVDVSTPEGPAELSLIAGAFARRIHPYVEEGETLSRGCRIGHIDFGSRADVLLPPCYDSEDVTVEVGDGLRAGESVVARRDE
- a CDS encoding SHOCT domain-containing protein — encoded protein: MHRRRRDGEGDASDDGESWTDWWDEDEEDDSWAGIASLLVLGLGLASLFGLVPIGPFWAIFAIGFAVVVPIVAVLESRYGRDSEPAVPPESEVRTRAERAADEDDSVADALDSLRDRYARGDLSDEQFERKLEVLLETDTPENARERADRRREEREREERERESLERET